From the genome of Sander lucioperca isolate FBNREF2018 chromosome 1, SLUC_FBN_1.2, whole genome shotgun sequence, one region includes:
- the rrs1 gene encoding ribosome biogenesis regulatory protein homolog, translated as MAACSVEELLVKAEQEEAEKLKSITVKKELDLEFDIGNLLACDKNTIESRDFREQKKDDFLRLLARDNTQLLINEIWKQPTERVEEAIVSKIPEPTTPLPREKPPPKPKAPTKWEEFAKLKGIQKKKKTNLVWDETAKEWKRRWGYKRAKDDTKEWLIEVPETADPNEDQFAKRTKAKTERVAKNEFNRLKNIARAQKVKLPGVGLTPRAQQSKDDLSKAVSVAKTSTASVGRFQDCLPKEKPPKNTGKKRKFEPLIGNFSSEKQKQLELLKLMDSKKPKLDITKAVNKQMREDDREEASAKYKKGAGKKGRKGNMSGKGKGNGGKGKGGKGKGGKAGGGGGGGKRRGKPGKH; from the exons ATGGCCGCGTGCAGTGTGGAAGAGCTGTTAGTCAAAGCTGAGCAAGAAGAGGCAGAAAAACTGAAAAGCATCACTGTGAAGAAAGAGCTTGACCTGGAGTTTGACATCGGTAACCTGCTAGCTTGTGACAAAAACACCATCGAGTCGCGGGACTTTAGAGAGCAGAAGAAAGACGACTTCCTACGGCTGTTAGCTCGTGACAACACGCAGCTGCTCATCAACGAGATCTGGAAACAACCCACGGAAAGGGTCGAGGAGGCGATAGTGTCCAAAATACCAGAGCCGACGACCCCGCTGCCCAGAGAGAAGCCACCTCCGAAGCCTAAAGCTCCAACAAAATGGGAAGAGTTCGCCAAGCTTAAGGGcatacagaagaagaagaagaccaaCCTGGTTTGGGATGAGACCGCGAAGGAGTGGAAGAGGCGCTGGGGCTACAAGAGGGCCAAGGATGACACCAAGGAGTGGCTGATTGAGGTGCCGGAGACCGCAGACCCAAATGAGGACCAGTTCGCCAAACGCACCAAAGCTAAGACTGAGAGAGTGGCCAAAAACGAGTTCAACAGGCTGAAGAACATCGCCAGGGCGCAGAAG GTCAAACTGCCAGGTGTGGGGCTGACGCCTAGAGCCCAGCAGTCCAAAGACGACCTGTCAAAAGCTGTAAGTGTGGCCAAAACCTCCACAGCATCTGTGGGGAGGTTCCAGGACTGCCTGCCTAAAGAGAAACCACCAAAGAACACAGGCAAGAAGAGGAAGTTTGAGCCCCTCATCGGCAACTTTTCTAGTGAGAAGCAGAAGCAGCTGGAGCTTCTGAAACTCATGGACAGCAAGAAGCCCAAGTTGGACATCACCAAGGCTGTCAATAAGCAGATGAGAGAGGACGACAGAGAGGAGGCCTCAGCTAAGTACAAGAAGGGAGCAGGGAAGAAAGGACGCAAAGGCAACATGTCAGGAAAGGGCAAAGGAAATGGTGGGAAAGGAAAAGGAGGCAAAGGAAAAGGAGGTaaagctggaggaggaggaggaggagggaagaggagaggCAAACCTGGGAAGCATTGA